A single genomic interval of Deinococcus misasensis DSM 22328 harbors:
- a CDS encoding lysophospholipid acyltransferase family protein, producing MIPQPWMYDVTVVLTSLLVYPSGLKVYGQEKVPRTGRVIVAGNHVGNMDPFVITIAAKRRLRFMAKKELFGNPLFKWYMLNVGNIPVDRQSKNDISSIRTCIKALEEEEGLGIFPQGTRGGSQVMGGVSLIALKAKAPIVPVYVQKKGKWIVRFGDPIEPQGTVPELTHKFTEALENLKQL from the coding sequence ATGATTCCCCAACCTTGGATGTACGACGTGACCGTGGTCCTCACCAGTTTGCTGGTCTATCCCTCTGGTCTCAAAGTGTACGGGCAGGAAAAAGTGCCCAGAACCGGACGGGTGATTGTGGCAGGAAACCATGTGGGCAACATGGATCCTTTTGTGATCACCATTGCGGCCAAACGGCGCTTGCGTTTCATGGCCAAAAAAGAACTGTTTGGCAATCCACTGTTCAAGTGGTACATGCTCAATGTGGGCAACATTCCGGTGGACCGCCAGAGCAAAAACGACATCTCATCCATCCGCACCTGCATCAAAGCTCTGGAAGAGGAAGAGGGACTGGGGATTTTCCCACAAGGCACCCGGGGTGGTTCCCAGGTGATGGGAGGGGTTTCCCTTATAGCGCTTAAGGCGAAAGCCCCCATTGTGCCTGTGTATGTTCAGAAAAAAGGCAAATGGATTGTGCGCTTTGGAGACCCGATTGAGCCCCAGGGCACAGTCCCAGAGCTGACCCACAAATTTACAGAGGCTCTGGAAAATTTGAAACAGCTGTAG